The proteins below come from a single Mycolicibacterium sp. TY81 genomic window:
- a CDS encoding sensor histidine kinase, with protein MGRLRDFALRRRALVPYDYPFTVPVVMYSGTLMALGAAAVQRDFTRPWLLVVASLLALAPIVVFIFIGVKPPPLAAAAFGLSAVAVLMSWPPVSNDTAPCLLLFVLGEIFALSSWRDGLIVAAASAVLLLVASHTGHLVTPLLYVAFLPLAAMIGRILQLQQRLVLHERERQVALAEQAAADERRRIAREVHDVIAHSLSVTMLHLTGARRALQEDNDIDDAVDGLLDAERLGRQAMSDIRQTVGLLSAGDITPLRATPEPGLSDIPELVESFASAGLRVDSRLEADEADVTAGVGLALFRVTQESLANIAKHAPTSAVELRLRLDEGVADLSVRNSLPGPVAAVKQGAGLPGMRQRIETLDGQFEAGPGPQGWTVQARVPVAPATTGHCAMHRILMPRTEVRHD; from the coding sequence ATGGGCCGGCTCCGTGACTTCGCGCTGCGTCGGCGCGCCCTTGTGCCCTACGACTACCCCTTCACCGTGCCGGTAGTGATGTACAGCGGCACCCTGATGGCCCTCGGCGCCGCAGCGGTGCAGCGTGACTTCACACGTCCGTGGCTGCTCGTCGTCGCCAGTTTGCTTGCCCTGGCCCCGATCGTGGTGTTCATCTTCATCGGTGTGAAACCGCCCCCGTTGGCCGCCGCGGCCTTCGGTTTGTCCGCAGTGGCAGTACTGATGTCGTGGCCGCCGGTCAGCAACGACACCGCGCCGTGTCTGCTGCTGTTCGTGCTCGGCGAGATTTTTGCCCTCAGTTCGTGGCGAGACGGTCTCATCGTCGCCGCAGCATCTGCGGTGCTATTGCTCGTCGCATCCCACACCGGCCACCTCGTCACACCGCTGCTCTATGTCGCGTTCCTGCCGCTGGCCGCAATGATCGGCCGAATCCTGCAATTGCAACAGCGACTGGTCCTGCACGAACGCGAGCGCCAAGTTGCCCTCGCCGAGCAGGCGGCGGCAGACGAGCGCCGACGGATCGCCCGCGAGGTACACGACGTGATCGCGCACTCGCTGTCGGTCACGATGCTGCATCTGACCGGTGCCCGGCGCGCCCTGCAAGAGGACAACGACATCGACGACGCCGTTGACGGCCTGCTCGACGCCGAGCGCCTGGGACGACAAGCCATGTCGGACATCCGGCAGACTGTCGGTCTGCTCAGCGCAGGCGACATCACACCACTACGCGCCACACCCGAGCCCGGGCTGTCCGATATCCCTGAGCTCGTCGAGAGTTTCGCCTCGGCGGGCCTGCGCGTCGACTCGCGTCTGGAGGCCGACGAGGCGGACGTCACCGCGGGAGTCGGGCTGGCGCTCTTCCGGGTCACACAGGAGTCGTTGGCCAACATCGCTAAACACGCACCAACTTCGGCCGTTGAGTTGCGGCTCCGCCTCGATGAAGGTGTCGCCGATCTGTCGGTGCGCAATTCCCTGCCAGGCCCCGTGGCCGCGGTGAAGCAGGGCGCAGGGCTGCCCGGCATGCGGCAGCGCATCGAAACCCTCGACGGGCAGTTCGAAGCCGGCCCTGGACCGCAAGGCTGGACCGTGCAGGCCCGCGTGCCGGTCGCACCCGCCACCACCGGGCACTGCGCCATGCACCGAATCCTGATGCCACGCACCGAGGTTCGTCATGACTGA
- a CDS encoding RND family transporter, giving the protein MWDVIARFCSRFAVLIIGLWVLAAAAGNLLVPQVESTAHNHARGFLPADAPVNLAGVQMDEQFHDGSGGNLNYLVLEGDRPLGAPERAYYDRLLSTLRADTEDVDSVMDLWSDPVTAAGAQSTDGKAVYTMLRIRGELGAAKANAALDAVRRIVAAAPAPAGLHAYVTGPGATIADELSAIDKQMLMITGVTVVLIAVLLFVVYRSVITSAIPLLTVGLGLGVARGVVAFLGERDVIEVSIFSVSLLAAMVLGAATDYGIFLLGRYHEQRRAGVDHEDALVIANRSVAPVIAASGLTIAAALSCLLFAQVGMLRSAGLPCAIGILTGMFASLTLLPAFIGLAGRHGLAQPRSRAAAKVPGRSWRRVGTVVARWPGPVLVASSVILLVCAIPLAGIRLGFDELAAQPDSTHANRGYQAMDRHFPPNRLLPEIVSIETDHDLRNPAGVIAVERVTRKIMEIPGIRMVQSASRPAGSVPEQAALTDQAGTIADQLDDGVAQLSKRLGAVNQLSATLDQFSSAITQLQNGLGGSVRGLGQLGSGIDAMHGGMQQLRDNVTSVSQYMDPLRGFTNANPNCAADAICSLVLKVVEPMDSVVAATGTLTDSTRQFGAGTTDMARSLTGAQASVRSMRAAVDQLGAVTTQLTKTVGETRGMFSGLTDYLRGVRADFQDSGSGGFYLPQRAWQDPRFQRAAGLYFAPDGRSTRLLVYGDGKVFGTDGALRSPEILTAVREATKEGTLVRNTVFVTGFGTGTAELRGYVSDDFLLLAAVALALVFLIILIMLRSPVAAAVVIGTVVVSYASALGVSSFIWQDLLGKDLHWAVPSIALIALVAVGADYNLLLTMRLREEVSRPDAGLKTGMIRTFGGTGGVVTTAGIVFGITMFAMLSSDVLSIEQVGTTIGVGLLIDTLIVRTFVVPGIAGLLGRWFWWSPVPLVRGVVSRTFTRRPSRPRRDVPLIAGTAPGREVLQGAAG; this is encoded by the coding sequence ATGTGGGACGTCATCGCAAGATTCTGCAGCCGCTTCGCGGTCCTGATCATCGGATTGTGGGTGCTGGCCGCGGCGGCAGGCAATCTGCTTGTCCCGCAGGTGGAAAGCACGGCGCACAATCACGCGCGGGGCTTCCTGCCCGCCGATGCCCCGGTGAACCTCGCCGGCGTCCAGATGGACGAGCAGTTCCACGACGGATCCGGCGGCAATCTCAATTACCTGGTGCTGGAGGGTGATCGCCCGCTCGGTGCGCCGGAGCGGGCCTACTACGACCGCCTGCTGAGCACGTTGCGCGCCGACACCGAGGATGTGGATTCGGTGATGGACCTGTGGTCCGACCCGGTGACGGCGGCCGGCGCGCAGAGCACCGACGGCAAGGCTGTCTACACGATGCTGCGGATTCGCGGCGAGCTCGGCGCCGCCAAGGCGAACGCCGCGCTGGATGCGGTGCGGCGGATCGTCGCGGCTGCGCCGGCACCCGCGGGCCTGCACGCCTACGTCACCGGACCCGGCGCCACCATCGCCGACGAGCTCAGCGCGATCGACAAGCAGATGCTGATGATCACCGGTGTCACGGTGGTGCTGATCGCGGTGCTGTTGTTCGTCGTCTACCGCTCGGTGATCACGTCGGCGATCCCGCTGTTGACCGTCGGCCTGGGGCTCGGGGTCGCGCGGGGTGTCGTGGCGTTCCTGGGGGAGCGGGACGTGATCGAGGTGTCGATCTTCTCGGTGTCGCTCCTGGCCGCGATGGTGCTCGGGGCGGCAACGGATTACGGCATCTTCCTGCTGGGCCGCTACCACGAACAGCGCCGCGCCGGGGTCGACCACGAGGACGCGCTGGTGATCGCGAACCGCAGCGTCGCGCCGGTGATCGCCGCGTCAGGTCTGACCATCGCGGCGGCGCTGTCATGCCTGCTGTTCGCCCAGGTCGGCATGCTGCGCAGCGCCGGATTACCCTGCGCCATCGGCATTCTCACCGGGATGTTCGCATCGCTGACGTTGTTGCCGGCGTTCATTGGGCTGGCCGGCCGGCATGGCCTGGCGCAGCCGCGAAGCCGTGCCGCGGCCAAGGTGCCCGGCCGGAGCTGGCGCCGGGTCGGGACGGTCGTCGCCCGGTGGCCGGGACCGGTACTGGTGGCCTCGTCGGTGATTCTCCTGGTCTGCGCCATCCCGCTCGCCGGTATCCGGCTGGGCTTCGATGAGCTTGCCGCACAACCTGATTCCACCCACGCCAACCGGGGCTACCAGGCCATGGACCGGCACTTCCCGCCCAACCGGCTGCTGCCCGAGATCGTGTCCATCGAGACCGATCACGACCTGCGTAACCCGGCGGGCGTCATCGCGGTCGAACGGGTGACGCGGAAGATCATGGAGATTCCCGGCATTCGCATGGTGCAGTCGGCGTCACGGCCGGCGGGGTCGGTGCCCGAGCAGGCAGCGTTGACCGACCAGGCCGGCACCATCGCCGACCAGCTCGACGACGGGGTGGCCCAGCTGAGCAAGCGGCTCGGCGCCGTCAACCAGCTGTCCGCGACGTTGGACCAGTTCTCCTCGGCGATAACGCAATTGCAGAACGGGCTGGGCGGCAGCGTCCGCGGTCTCGGGCAACTCGGCTCGGGGATCGACGCCATGCACGGCGGCATGCAGCAGTTGCGGGACAACGTCACCTCGGTGTCGCAGTACATGGATCCGTTGCGCGGCTTCACGAACGCCAACCCGAATTGCGCGGCCGATGCCATCTGCTCGCTGGTGCTCAAGGTGGTCGAGCCCATGGATTCGGTGGTGGCGGCCACCGGCACCCTGACCGACAGCACGCGGCAGTTCGGCGCCGGGACCACGGACATGGCCAGGTCGCTGACGGGTGCGCAGGCGTCGGTGCGCTCGATGCGCGCCGCCGTCGACCAACTCGGCGCCGTCACAACACAATTGACCAAGACGGTGGGCGAGACCCGGGGCATGTTCTCCGGGCTGACGGACTACCTGCGCGGGGTGCGGGCCGACTTCCAGGACAGTGGCTCGGGCGGCTTCTACCTGCCGCAGCGCGCGTGGCAGGACCCGCGGTTCCAGCGCGCGGCCGGGTTGTACTTCGCGCCCGACGGCCGGTCGACGCGCCTGCTCGTCTACGGTGACGGCAAGGTGTTCGGCACGGACGGCGCGCTGCGCTCGCCCGAAATCCTGACCGCGGTCCGGGAGGCCACGAAAGAGGGCACGCTGGTCCGAAACACGGTCTTTGTCACCGGTTTCGGCACCGGCACGGCGGAGCTTCGCGGCTATGTGTCGGACGACTTCCTGTTGCTCGCGGCTGTCGCGTTGGCGCTCGTGTTCTTGATCATCCTGATCATGCTGCGCAGCCCGGTGGCGGCCGCGGTGGTGATCGGCACCGTCGTGGTGTCCTACGCCTCGGCGCTCGGGGTCAGCAGCTTCATCTGGCAGGACCTCTTGGGCAAAGACCTCCACTGGGCGGTGCCGTCGATCGCGTTGATCGCGTTGGTGGCCGTCGGCGCGGACTACAACCTGCTGCTGACCATGCGGCTGCGCGAAGAGGTGAGTCGGCCGGACGCGGGTTTGAAGACGGGCATGATCCGGACGTTCGGCGGTACCGGCGGCGTGGTGACCACGGCCGGAATCGTCTTCGGCATCACCATGTTCGCGATGCTGTCCAGCGACGTGCTGAGCATCGAACAGGTCGGCACCACCATCGGCGTCGGACTGCTGATCGACACCCTGATCGTGCGGACGTTCGTGGTGCCCGGCATCGCGGGGCTGCTCGGGCGGTGGTTCTGGTGGTCGCCGGTTCCGCTGGTGCGTGGCGTGGTGTCCCGGACGTTCACGCGCCGGCCGTCGCGACCGCGGCGGGACGTGCCGTTGATCGCCGGCACGGCGCCGGGCCGAGAAGTGTTGCAGGGCGCGGCGGGCTGA